GCACGCTGAACGACGAGGACGCCACCGGAGCGCAGGTGGCGGCCATCATCGCCAAGGACTCCACGCTCACCGCCAAGCTGCTGCGGCTGGCCAATAGCGCCAGTTTTGGCCTGAGCCGCAGCGTGAGCTCGGTGGGCGATGCCATCAGCCTGGTGGGCATGGGCCGGGTGCGCACGCTGGGCCTGGCCGCGTCCATGGACGGTGCGTTTCCGGTGGTCGATGGCTTGAGCCGTACCGACTTCTGGCACAGCTGCATGGTCAGCGCGGGCTATGCGCAGTGGCTGGCGGCCCACCTGGGGCTGGACGGCAGCGAAGCCTGGCTGGCCAGCATGATGGTGCGCCTGGGCGAGCTGATGATTGCCCAGGTGCAGCCCGCCAGCCTGGCCGAGATTGAAAAACTGCCGCACCAGCCCGGTGGCCGCTGGGAGCGCGAAACCAAGCTCACCGGCTTCAGCGAAGGCCAGATCACCGCCGAGCTGGCACGCCGCTGGAACTTCCCCGCCGAGATCGTGCGGGCACTTGACACCAGCTCCGAGCCCCTGGAAGCCAAGCCCTTCAACCGCCTGGGCGGCATCGTCCACCTGGCCATGCTGCTGGCCGACATGCCCCCCGGCGGCCCCGAAATGCTGGACGCACTGCCCGAAGAGGTGGTGAAGAAGCTGCAACTCAACCCCGAGTGGATGCGCGCCAAGTTCCCGCTTCCCGACTCATTCATCCAAGTCAATTGATCTGGGGCATCATCCCGGCATGAAACGCGACGCTATTGCCGGATTTTTTGCCACCCTCCAGGCCGCCAACCCGATGCCGGTGACCGAGCTGGAGTACACCAGTGTGTTCGAGCTTCTCACCGCCGTGCTGCTGTCGGCCCAGGCCACCGACGTGGGGGTCAACAAGGCCACCCGCCGTCTGTTCCCCGTGGCCCACACGCCCCAGGCCATTCTGGACCTGGGACTGGACGGGCTGGAGGGCTATATCAAGACCATCGGCCTGTACCACAGCAAGGCCAAACACCTGCTGCAAACCTGCCAGATGCTGGTGCAACTGCACGGCGGCCAGGTGCCACGCACCCGCGAGGCGCTGGAGGCCCTGCCCGGCGTGGGCCGCAAGACCGCCAACGTGGTGCTCAACGTGGCTTTTGGCGAGCCCACCATGGCGGTGGATACGCACATCTTTCGCCTGGGCAACCGCACCGGGCTGGCCCCGGGCAAGACCCCGGCGGAGGTGGAAAAAGGCTTGTTGAAGCGCATTCCACCTGAATACCTGGTGGACGCACACCATTGGCTGATCCTGCATGGCCGCTACATATGCCAGGCCCGCAAGCCGCTGTGTTGGCAGTGCGGCGTGGCCCAGTTCTGCGACTTTCAGCCCAAGACGGCGGCGGAGGCGGGTACGGCGGCGGGCTGAGTTTCAAACAGCAGCAGCATCAGCCAGCCGTCGCTGTACGAGGTTTCAAATACCTGGAACCAGCGGCCATCGCACATGTCCACCAAAAAATTGCGCTGCGGCTGGCTGCGCCGCTTGCCGTCTGCCGCCCGCAGCCAGGCTTCGATGTCGTCGGTGGCAATGCGCGGACCGACCCGGTGGGTATAGCTATGGCGGACTACGTCGGCAAAACTCATGGCATCGGGTGGCACGGCAAACATCTGTAGAAAAGCCTTGTTGGCCACTGCCAGCCGGTCCGACGGGTCAAACAAGGCAAACGGGGCTTCGGATATTTCCAGGCCGGCCAGCAGCTGCGTCACCCGCAGCGGGTCGCCCAAGGCCGCCGGGGTGCTATAGCTGGGACGGGTGGGTACCGGCAATAACGCACCGGGCTGGCTGGGGGTGTCTTCGCCCAACGCCACCACGCAGTCGCGCCCCCGGTGTTTGGCGCGGTACAGCATTTGGTCGGCCAGGCGCAGCCAGGCCTCCACGGTGGGCACGTCGGCGGTGAGCTCGGCCACGCCAAAGCTGGCAGTGACCAGCACGCCGTCCAGCAGCGGCTGGTCGTGCAGATTGCGGCGCAGGCGGTCCAGCACCTCGCGGGCGTCGCTGGCCGAGGTCATGGACAGCAGCAGACCAAACTCTTCTCCACCGTAGCGGCCACAGACATCGGTTTCCCGCAGCACGCGTTGCAGGGCGGCGGCAAAGCGGCTGATGGCCTGGTCGCCCGCAGCGTGGCCGTACAGGTCGTTGATGCGCTTGAAGTGGTCCAGGTCAGCCATCACCAGCACGGCCGGCTGGTTCTGGCGGCGAAACCGGGCAAACTCGGCGCGCACCAGCAGTTCCCAATGGCTGCGGTTGTACAGGCCCGACAAGCCGTCGTGCTGGCTCTGGTGTTCCAGTGCCCGGCTTTGTTGCTTCAGCCGGTGGATAGCCCTGCGCGCTATCAGGCTGATCAAAATCGGCTGGCACACCAGCAGCGGCAGGCAGGCCAGCAGGGTCCAGCGGGTGGCGTCCAGCTGCAGGTGCAGGCCCAAAAAGGCCACGCCCAGAGCCACCCCCAAGGCCTGCAAGACCAGGCCGCGCACCACCAGGCGCACCCCGCCCCCGGCCATGGAGTCCATGCTCAACAAGCTGACCGCCAGCACGCTGGGCAGCAGGTTGAACTGCATCAGCACCATCCACACGCCGCCCAGAAAGTGGTCGACCAACAGGTTGCAGCGCTCGGCCTCGCGCGGGTTGGGCGAACGCCGCGCCAGCCACCACGCCACATGCGGCCCCACAAAGCAGTGCAGGGCCGGGCCCAGCCACATCCACGCAGGCGCAGCGATCTGGACCAGGACCGCAGCGATCATCACAAACCCCAATGCCAGCCCGACCATGCGCGAGTAATAGCTGCGGCGTGCGAAACCCAGGTGGTTTTGCAATGCCTCCTGCGCCGGTTCACGGGTCACGGTGGGCATGGTCTGGGCTACCTCAGGGCCCGGTATCGGCACGCCGGCCGACCAACCATTGCTCCAGCCCATCGGCGGGCAGCGGGCGGGCGTACAAATATCCCTGCTGCACCCGGCAACCGCGGGCGGTCAGAAATTCGGCCTGCATGGCGGTTTCCACCCCTTCGGCCACCACCGTCAGGTCCAGGCCGTCGCCGATGCGCAGCACGGTGTTGGTCAGCGCGCGGGCGGCGGCGTTGTCGGCCAGGTCCTGCACAAAGCTCTTGTCCAGCTTGAGCTCATGGATCGGCAGGCGGTGCAGATAGCCCAGCGAAGAATAGCCGGTGCCAAAGTCGTCCAGCGACAGGTGCACGCCCAGGGCATGTACCGCGTCGATGGTGGCGGGCACACCGGCGGTGGTGTCCATGACCACGCTTTCGGTCATCTCCAGCGTCAAATCTTGCGGGCACAGGCCGTGCTGGCGCAGCAAGTCGGCCACCAGCGCGGGAAGACCGGGGTTTTGGAAGTTGCGGGCCGACAGGTTGACCGCCACCCGGGGCACGGCCACGCCACGGGCGCGCCAGTCGGCCATCTGGCGGCAGGCTTCCCCCAGGCCCCAGCGGCTGAGTTCGTCGATCAGCCCGCATTCTTCGGCCAGCGGGATGAACTGGTCGGGCGGCACCGCGCCGCGGCGCGGATGCTGCCAGCGCGCCAAAGCCTCCACCCCGTAGAGCACCGAGCCCGCCGGGCCGCTGACCTGCGGCTGGTAGTGCAGCTGCAACTGCCCCAGGCGCAATGCTTCGCGCAGATCGGCCTCCAGCGACAGGCGCTCCAGCGTGCGGCGGTTCATGGCGTCGTTGAAAAAGCGCAGGCAGCCGCGCCCATCGTGCTTGGCCTGGTGCATGGCCAGATCGGCCTGGCGCAGCAAGGTGTCGAAGTCGTGCCCGTCTTCGGGGAACATGGCCACGCCCACGCTGGCATTGGGGTGCACGGTGACACCCGAGGGCAGCACCAGCGGCGCGGCAATGGCGGCCAACAGGCGCTCGGCGGCCAGGGCGGCTTCCTCGGTGCTGCACCCGGTCAGTACCGCCACAAACTCGTCGCCCGCCTGGCGGCCCACCAGGTCGCGGCCCCGCACCTCCAGGCTGAGCCGGTTGGCAATTTCGCTCAACAGCACGTCGCCTGCGCCATGGCCCTGCTCTTCGTTGACGTGTTTGAAGCGGTCGATATTGATAAACAACAGGGCCAGCGGCTCTTGGGAGCGCAGGGCCTCGGCGACCGCCCGCTCGGCCTTGGTGCGCAGCATCTTGCGGTTGGGCAGACTGGTCAGCGCATCGAAAAAAGCCAGGTGGTGGATGTGCGCGCGTGCCTCTTCGCGCTCCATGGCCAACGCGCACAGGTGCAGGCTCACATCCACCAGCCGCTGGTGAAATGCGTCGGGGCCACGCCGGGTGCGGTAGTAAAACGCAAAGGTTCCCAGCACCCGGCCATCGTGGGCCTTGATGGGGCTGGACCAGCAGGCCAACAGGCCATACGGCAGGATCAAATGGGTGAACGGGGCCCACAGCGGATCGGTGGCAATGTCGGTCACCGTCACCGGATCGCCCCGCCAGGCGGCGGTCCCGCACGAGCCCACGGCAGGGCCGATGCAGAGACCGGCAATCGCATTGGATAGTTCGACCGGCAGGCTGGGGCCAGCCAAGGGCTGTAGCTGCCCCTGGGCGTCCACCGCCAGAATGGAGGCCACCACCTCGGGGGCGATGCGCTCCACCTCGCGGCAGACCAGGGCCATCAATTGCGCCAAGGGCAGCTCTTCGGCCATGGCGTGCAGCAGCTTGTACTGCAACACCTCGTGCATTTTGGTCAGGGTGATGTCGGCCAGCACGCCCACCACGCCGTTGAAGCGGCCCTCGGCATCGAACAGCGGATTGGCCACCACCGACACCCACAGCGGCCGCCCGGCCTTGGTGTAGAGCAGGATGTCGGCGCGCCCCCCGCCGGGCTGCTTCAATTCGCGCTTGATGCGCTCCACAACCTGCATATCGGTATGCGGCCCCGACAAGGAGGCGCTGACGGTGCGGCCCAGTACCTCGTCCAAGGTGTAGCCAAACATGCTGGTGAAGCCCGCATTGGCATAGGTGATGCGGGTGTCGGGTCCACCCACGATGAAAGCGTTGTGGCTTTGGCTGACCACCTCCAGCAACTGGCGCACGGAGTCTTGTGGCACCAGCCCATAGACACCGCCTGCCGGGTTGGCCTCTGGATCGATCAGCGCGAGCAGACGTGAAATGGGCATGGCCGCATTGTGAAAGTATTCAATCCAGTTTACCAACCAGCATGCGCGATAGCGGACAAGTTTGGGCGGCTACTCACCACGCAAACCCTTGGCATGCCGCGGGCCACCCGGCCACCACACACGCCAATAGTTAAGCATCAAATTAGCCTCTCACGACCATCCCATCAGCACAAGAAGCTATAAATTAAATAGCATCCACGCCGGCGGACGCAAAACTTGCCATCTCGGCCAGCACCAGGCAGGCCGACTGCAGCAGCGGCCAGGCCAGTGCCGCGCCCGAGCCCTCGCCCAGCCGCAGCCCGATGTCGAGCAGGGGTTGCGCACCCAGGTGGTGCAGCAGTTGGCTGTGGCCGCGCTCGCCCGAGCGGTGGGCAAACACGCAGCGTTGCAGCACCAGCGGCTGCAGGGCATGCGCCACCATCACTACGGCGGTGGTGATGAAGCCGTCCACCACCACCACCCGCCGCTCCTGGGCCGCCTGCAGCACCGCGCCCAGCATGGTGGCCATCTCGAAGCCGCCAAACACCTCCATCGCGTGCAACGGGTCTTTGACCGCCGCATGGCGCTCCAGCACCCGGGTCAGCACCGCCACTTTGCGCTCCAGGCCCGCCGTGTCCAGCCCGGTGCCCGCGCCGGTGCACTCGGCAACGGACAAGCCGGTCAGCCGCGCCATTAGCAGCGACGCGGCCGAGGTATTGCCAATGCCCATTTCGCCCAGCAACAGCACATTGCCGGGCAAACCCTTGACGATGGCACGGCCCTGGGCAACCGCGCGCTCGCAATCCAGCGCATCCATGGCCGGCCCGTCGAGGCTGTCGGCCGTGCCGTAGGCGATCTTGTAGTCCAACAGGCCCGGGCGTGGCGTGAAGTCGTGGCGCACGCCGCAGTCGACCACCGTCAGGGCCAAGCCGTGCTGGCGCGCCAGCACACTCACGCAGGCACCGCCCGCCAGAAAGTTCTCTACCATCTGCCAGGTCACATCGCTGGGATACGCCGAGACGCCGCGCGCCGCCAGGCCATGGTCGCCCGCAAACACCACCAGCTGCGGCTGCACCAATTGGGGGGCCTCTGTGCCCAAAATTTCACCCAACTGCAGGGCCAATGCCTCCAGGCCGCCAAGCGATCCGACGGGCTTGGTCTTTTGGTCCAACTTGGTTTGCAGGGCCTGGCGCAGGGCGGGATGGGACAGATCGGACAAGGTCATACAAGGGGCTCGTGGTTCGGCATAAAAGTCCCGGACGTTACATGAAAAAACAGGTATTACCCCGCCTAATAGTGCCGCTGGTATAAGAATTGCATCTGCTTCCAAAGCGCTATTAAGGGCAAACACCAGCAAGCATGCACCATTCTGGAACCTAGAATTTGTAGGTTATTGTGTACAGGCTCCGCCACTTTTCGTAACTGAATTACCAGGAAATATCGATGAAAAAAATTGTTCTGACCTTCGCACTGACCGCACTGGCTGCCGCCGCATTCGCCCAGGGCAAAGACCTGAAAGTGGCCATCGACCCGACCTACGAACCCTTCACCTTCAAGACCGCCGATGGCAAGCCCACCGGTTTTGACGTGGACATCGCCAACGCCCTGTGCGAGCAGATCAAACGCAAATGCGTGTTTGTCGAACAGGTGTGGGACAGCATGATCCCCGGCCTGCAGGCCAAAAAATACGACGCCATCATCAGCTCGATGTCCATCACCGAAGACCGCCTCAAAGTGGTGGACTTCACCAACAAGTACTACAACACCCCCAGCAAGATCGTCGTCAAGAACGACATCAAGTTCACCGATCTGGCTTCGCTCAAGGGCAAGAAAATCGGCGTGCTCAAAGGCAGCACCCAAGAAAAATACGCCAATGGCGAGCTGAAAAAGGTGGGCGTGGTCGTCACCCCTTACGAAGCCCAGGACCAGGTCTACCTGGACATCAAATCGGGCCGCCTGGACGGTACCGTGGCCGACATCGTGGAAGTCACCGGTGGCTTCTTGAGCAAGCCCGAAGGCAAGGACTACAAGTCGGTGGGCGAAGAGCTGTACATCCCCAAATACTTCGGCGGTGGTGCCGGTGTGGCGATCCGCAAGGGCGACAAGGCCCTGAAGGACGAGCTGAACACGGCAATCGCCGCCATCCGCGCCAACGGCACCTACAAAACCCTGAACGACAAGTACTTCAAATTTGACGTTTACGGTGCCAAGTAAGCCTTAGCCTCAGTACCAGGCTCAGCGCCGTGGTCAGGTTGTACCGCAACCGCCACGGCTTGTTTTTTTCTTCCCGGGATACTCCACTTGAACGATTACTACTGGTCCATTTTGAACGGCGCGGTGCTGACCGTCGGGGTGTCCCTGGCCGCCTTGGCGGTATCTGTTGTGCTGGGCCTGATCGGGGCTGCGGCCAAGTTGTCGGGCCGCCCGCTGCTGGTGATTCCCGCCACCGTCTACACCACCATCATCCGCGGCATTCCAGACCTGGTGCTGATGCTGCTGGTGTTCTACGGGGGCACGATCGGCGTGAATGCGCTGCTGGAGATGGCGGGCAGCGAAGCCACCCTCGACCTGAACCCATTTTTTGCCGGTGTCTTTACGCTCGGCTTCATCTACGGTGCCTACATGACCGAGACGTTTCGCGGCGCCATCATGGCCATTCCACGCGGCCAGTTTGAAGCCGCCGCCGCCTTTGGCATGGCCCCCCGGCAAACGTTCATGCGCATCACCGCACCGCAAATGGTGCGCTACGCCCTGCCCGGCTTCACCAACAACTGGCTGGTGCTGATCAAGTCCACCGCGCTGGTCAGCCTGATCGGCCTGCAGGAAATGACCTACCTGGCCAAGCAGGCCAGTGCCGCCACCCGGTCGCCCTTTGCCTACCTGCTGTTTGCGGGCGGGCTGTTTCTCATCTTCACCTGGGCCTCGCTGGCCGTGCTGCGCAAGCTCAACGCACGCTACAGCCTGGGCACCAAACGGATCGCGTTTTAACCATGAACTGGGAAGTCATATTCAGTGCCGACAGCCTGGCCATGTTTGGCGAGGGCATTGTCACCACGCTAACCCTGCTGTTTGCGTCCGTGGCCATCGGGGCCGTGCTGGCCGTGGCGTTTGCCCTGGCACTCACCAGCAACAACAAGGTTCTGGCTGGCATCGTGGGGGCCTACACCTTCGTGGTGCGCGGCACGCCGCTGCTGATCCAGGTGTACCTGATCTACTACGGCCTGGCCCAGCTCGAGTGGGTCCAGGCCCATTGGGACACCGTCTGGCCCTTGGTGTACTTCAAGAACGCCTTCTTCTGCGCCCTGCTGGCGTTTGCACTCAACACCGCAGGCTACACCGCCGAGATGCTGGCCGGGTCGATCCGCGAGACCAACGCAGGCGAGATCGAAGCCGCCCAGTCGCTGGGCATGAGCCGCTTCAAGATCCTGCTGCGCGTGGTGTTGCCCAGCGCCA
This sequence is a window from Rhodoferax sp. WC2427. Protein-coding genes within it:
- a CDS encoding HDOD domain-containing protein, producing the protein MPDIAVFFQTVKLPVMSEVGHALIRTLNDEDATGAQVAAIIAKDSTLTAKLLRLANSASFGLSRSVSSVGDAISLVGMGRVRTLGLAASMDGAFPVVDGLSRTDFWHSCMVSAGYAQWLAAHLGLDGSEAWLASMMVRLGELMIAQVQPASLAEIEKLPHQPGGRWERETKLTGFSEGQITAELARRWNFPAEIVRALDTSSEPLEAKPFNRLGGIVHLAMLLADMPPGGPEMLDALPEEVVKKLQLNPEWMRAKFPLPDSFIQVN
- the nth gene encoding endonuclease III, producing MKRDAIAGFFATLQAANPMPVTELEYTSVFELLTAVLLSAQATDVGVNKATRRLFPVAHTPQAILDLGLDGLEGYIKTIGLYHSKAKHLLQTCQMLVQLHGGQVPRTREALEALPGVGRKTANVVLNVAFGEPTMAVDTHIFRLGNRTGLAPGKTPAEVEKGLLKRIPPEYLVDAHHWLILHGRYICQARKPLCWQCGVAQFCDFQPKTAAEAGTAAG
- a CDS encoding diguanylate cyclase, yielding MPTVTREPAQEALQNHLGFARRSYYSRMVGLALGFVMIAAVLVQIAAPAWMWLGPALHCFVGPHVAWWLARRSPNPREAERCNLLVDHFLGGVWMVLMQFNLLPSVLAVSLLSMDSMAGGGVRLVVRGLVLQALGVALGVAFLGLHLQLDATRWTLLACLPLLVCQPILISLIARRAIHRLKQQSRALEHQSQHDGLSGLYNRSHWELLVRAEFARFRRQNQPAVLVMADLDHFKRINDLYGHAAGDQAISRFAAALQRVLRETDVCGRYGGEEFGLLLSMTSASDAREVLDRLRRNLHDQPLLDGVLVTASFGVAELTADVPTVEAWLRLADQMLYRAKHRGRDCVVALGEDTPSQPGALLPVPTRPSYSTPAALGDPLRVTQLLAGLEISEAPFALFDPSDRLAVANKAFLQMFAVPPDAMSFADVVRHSYTHRVGPRIATDDIEAWLRAADGKRRSQPQRNFLVDMCDGRWFQVFETSYSDGWLMLLLFETQPAAVPASAAVLG
- a CDS encoding EAL domain-containing protein, with the translated sequence MPISRLLALIDPEANPAGGVYGLVPQDSVRQLLEVVSQSHNAFIVGGPDTRITYANAGFTSMFGYTLDEVLGRTVSASLSGPHTDMQVVERIKRELKQPGGGRADILLYTKAGRPLWVSVVANPLFDAEGRFNGVVGVLADITLTKMHEVLQYKLLHAMAEELPLAQLMALVCREVERIAPEVVASILAVDAQGQLQPLAGPSLPVELSNAIAGLCIGPAVGSCGTAAWRGDPVTVTDIATDPLWAPFTHLILPYGLLACWSSPIKAHDGRVLGTFAFYYRTRRGPDAFHQRLVDVSLHLCALAMEREEARAHIHHLAFFDALTSLPNRKMLRTKAERAVAEALRSQEPLALLFINIDRFKHVNEEQGHGAGDVLLSEIANRLSLEVRGRDLVGRQAGDEFVAVLTGCSTEEAALAAERLLAAIAAPLVLPSGVTVHPNASVGVAMFPEDGHDFDTLLRQADLAMHQAKHDGRGCLRFFNDAMNRRTLERLSLEADLREALRLGQLQLHYQPQVSGPAGSVLYGVEALARWQHPRRGAVPPDQFIPLAEECGLIDELSRWGLGEACRQMADWRARGVAVPRVAVNLSARNFQNPGLPALVADLLRQHGLCPQDLTLEMTESVVMDTTAGVPATIDAVHALGVHLSLDDFGTGYSSLGYLHRLPIHELKLDKSFVQDLADNAAARALTNTVLRIGDGLDLTVVAEGVETAMQAEFLTARGCRVQQGYLYARPLPADGLEQWLVGRRADTGP
- the cobT gene encoding nicotinate-nucleotide--dimethylbenzimidazole phosphoribosyltransferase, producing the protein MTLSDLSHPALRQALQTKLDQKTKPVGSLGGLEALALQLGEILGTEAPQLVQPQLVVFAGDHGLAARGVSAYPSDVTWQMVENFLAGGACVSVLARQHGLALTVVDCGVRHDFTPRPGLLDYKIAYGTADSLDGPAMDALDCERAVAQGRAIVKGLPGNVLLLGEMGIGNTSAASLLMARLTGLSVAECTGAGTGLDTAGLERKVAVLTRVLERHAAVKDPLHAMEVFGGFEMATMLGAVLQAAQERRVVVVDGFITTAVVMVAHALQPLVLQRCVFAHRSGERGHSQLLHHLGAQPLLDIGLRLGEGSGAALAWPLLQSACLVLAEMASFASAGVDAI
- a CDS encoding lysine/arginine/ornithine ABC transporter substrate-binding protein; translated protein: MKKIVLTFALTALAAAAFAQGKDLKVAIDPTYEPFTFKTADGKPTGFDVDIANALCEQIKRKCVFVEQVWDSMIPGLQAKKYDAIISSMSITEDRLKVVDFTNKYYNTPSKIVVKNDIKFTDLASLKGKKIGVLKGSTQEKYANGELKKVGVVVTPYEAQDQVYLDIKSGRLDGTVADIVEVTGGFLSKPEGKDYKSVGEELYIPKYFGGGAGVAIRKGDKALKDELNTAIAAIRANGTYKTLNDKYFKFDVYGAK
- a CDS encoding ABC transporter permease, producing the protein MNDYYWSILNGAVLTVGVSLAALAVSVVLGLIGAAAKLSGRPLLVIPATVYTTIIRGIPDLVLMLLVFYGGTIGVNALLEMAGSEATLDLNPFFAGVFTLGFIYGAYMTETFRGAIMAIPRGQFEAAAAFGMAPRQTFMRITAPQMVRYALPGFTNNWLVLIKSTALVSLIGLQEMTYLAKQASAATRSPFAYLLFAGGLFLIFTWASLAVLRKLNARYSLGTKRIAF
- a CDS encoding ABC transporter permease, with the protein product MNWEVIFSADSLAMFGEGIVTTLTLLFASVAIGAVLAVAFALALTSNNKVLAGIVGAYTFVVRGTPLLIQVYLIYYGLAQLEWVQAHWDTVWPLVYFKNAFFCALLAFALNTAGYTAEMLAGSIRETNAGEIEAAQSLGMSRFKILLRVVLPSAMRRTLPAYSNEVVMMLQSTSLASAVPGLLDITAAASRIYSDFYLPFEAYLFAAALYLIGTFALIALFRLAEKHFLAYLAPRKH